Genomic window (Acidimicrobiales bacterium):
CTTCGACCAGCCGGTAGTACACCTGCCAGTGGTAGTAGCCGTAGTAGGCCCGCTCGTTCGCCTTCATCTGCTCGGCGTAGGCGGTGACGGCCCGCACGTAGCGCTGGCTGCGGTTGTAGTTGAACAAGGCGTTGGCCATGTTGTCGGGTGCGCCGTTGCGCTTGAGCAGCCGGGCGGCGGCCAGGATGGCGTCGCGGTTGGAGTTGATGTCGCCGCCCTGGCCGTACTGCTCCCACGTGGCGGGCATGAACTGCATCGGCCCTTGCGCCCCGGCCGAGCTCGTCCCCCGGATGCGCCCCATGCGGGTCTCGCTCAGGTGGATGGCGGCCAGGTACTGCCATGGCACCCCGACCTGGCGCTCCGCTTCGCGGTAGTAGCCGAGCAGCTCGTCGGCGGGCGCGGGCGCCACGATCTCCCACGGGGGCAGCGCCGTACGGGGCTTGGTCAAGGCTCGCAACTCGATCCCCGCTGTCACATTGGCCCGCACCGTGGCGCGCAGCTCGGCGGGCACGGCGGCGGCCACTTGGTCGAGCCACTCGGGCTTCTCGGCCACGGCCCGGTAGGCGACCTGGGCTTCGTGCGCCGCTCGTTCCAGGGCGGCGGGGGGCGTGGCCGGGTCGCGCACCGCCGCTTCGGCCGCGGCGACCTGGGCCGCCAGCCCCGCAGGCGAGGTGGCGGCCACGGGTGGTCCCGGCGGCAGCGTGGTGGTGGTCGTCGACGAGGTGGTGGTGGTCGCCTCGGTCGTCGTAGTGGTCGAGGGCGGCGTGGCGTCGTCGCCGTCCGACGAGCACGACGCCACCACCAAGCCGAGCAGTACCAGGAGCCGCCGCATGTGCATCAGGGTACGACCGGGTCGAACCGGTACAGGCCACCCTCGAGCGACAGGACGTAGAGCTCGCCAGCCGCGTCCTCGGCGAACGACACGGGCTGGGGCACCTCCAGGTCGAGCGATCGCACCTTGCCGTCCTGCAACCCCTGGATGCGGCCGACGCAGGTGTCGGCGAAGACGTACGTGCCGTCGAGCAACGCAGCGAGCCGCGCTCCCCGGTACACGTAGCCGCCCGCCACCGCGCAGGCGCCGCCGTCGAGGGAGTAGTCGTGCACCGGCTCCACCGCGCCGGGCGGCCGTTCGCCGCCCCGGAAGGCGTGCGTGCCCTCCCGCAGCGGCCAGCCGTAGTTCTCGCCGCCCTTCGATCCGGCGCGCACCACGTTGACCTCTTCCCAGGCGTTCTGCCCTACGTCGCCCAGCCACAGGTCGCCGGTGCGCCGGTCGAACGAATAGCGCCACGGGTTGCGCAACCCGAACGCCCACACCTCGCCCCGGGCGCCCGGGCGCCCCACGAACGGGTTGTCGGCGGGGATGCCGTAGGGCTGCCCACCCGACGGCCGCGGGTCGATGCGCAGCATCTTGCCCAGCAGGCGGCCGAGGTCCTGGGCGTTGCCCTGCGGGTCGCCGCCGCTGCCGCCGTCGCCCAAGCCGATCCACAGCTTGCCGTCGGGGCCGAACACCAGGTTGCCCCCGTTGTGGTTGGCGAAGGGCTGGTCGACGAACAGCAGCTCGCGCCCGGCGCCGCCGCCTCCCTCGTATTCCACGATGCGGGTGTCGCCCCCCTTGTCGGTGTAGTTCACGTAGAGGAACCGGCCGTCGGGCGACCAGGCCAGGCCCAACAACCCTTGTTCGCCGCCCTGGGAGACCTGGCTCGACAGGTCGACCACAGGCTGCGGGTCGACGCGGCCGTCGACGAGCTTGCGCACCCGTCCCGTCTTCTCGGCCACGTAGAAGGCCGGGTCGTCGCGGCGCACGGCCATGGCCACCGGCTTGTCGAGGGTGGCCACCTTGGTGAGGACGGCCTTGCCGGGGGGCGCAGCCGGCGCCGCCGCGGTGGACGACGGCGACCCTGGGCCCGGGGTTGGCGCCGGCGGACGTTCGCCGTCGCTCGCACACGACGCCAGCAGCAAGGCGATTCCGACCAGGAGGGAGCGACGCATCAGCACCAGGCTACGGGACCACCCCGATCGTGCTATTTCGCAAACCACCCGGCCGTCGGGTTCAGTCCCCACGCGTGCGCAGCCGATGGCTCAGGAGGCAGCACGGCGCGGCGTGCGATCGTGGCGACGAGAGGGGGCCTGACGAGTGCAGGCAAAGAAGGCGACGGGGAGGGCGTTCCACGCTCCGACGACCCGCGTCTGGATGCTCAACGCCGCACTCGTGGCGGCCGCACTCCTGGTCTTCGGGTTTTCGACGCGGCATCAGGACGTCCTGCTCACCGGTGAGTTCAAGGTCGCCCCGTGG
Coding sequences:
- a CDS encoding transglycosylase SLT domain-containing protein codes for the protein MRRLLVLLGLVVASCSSDGDDATPPSTTTTTEATTTTSSTTTTTLPPGPPVAATSPAGLAAQVAAAEAAVRDPATPPAALERAAHEAQVAYRAVAEKPEWLDQVAAAVPAELRATVRANVTAGIELRALTKPRTALPPWEIVAPAPADELLGYYREAERQVGVPWQYLAAIHLSETRMGRIRGTSSAGAQGPMQFMPATWEQYGQGGDINSNRDAILAAARLLKRNGAPDNMANALFNYNRSQRYVRAVTAYAEQMKANERAYYGYYHWQVYYRLVEGDRHLPVGYKG
- a CDS encoding PQQ-dependent sugar dehydrogenase — encoded protein: MRRSLLVGIALLLASCASDGERPPAPTPGPGSPSSTAAAPAAPPGKAVLTKVATLDKPVAMAVRRDDPAFYVAEKTGRVRKLVDGRVDPQPVVDLSSQVSQGGEQGLLGLAWSPDGRFLYVNYTDKGGDTRIVEYEGGGGAGRELLFVDQPFANHNGGNLVFGPDGKLWIGLGDGGSGGDPQGNAQDLGRLLGKMLRIDPRPSGGQPYGIPADNPFVGRPGARGEVWAFGLRNPWRYSFDRRTGDLWLGDVGQNAWEEVNVVRAGSKGGENYGWPLREGTHAFRGGERPPGAVEPVHDYSLDGGACAVAGGYVYRGARLAALLDGTYVFADTCVGRIQGLQDGKVRSLDLEVPQPVSFAEDAAGELYVLSLEGGLYRFDPVVP